A region of Rhizobium grahamii DNA encodes the following proteins:
- a CDS encoding MFS transporter — MSRSIPLRSVQTIAVLAVTQLIGWGTTFDMLGVMGRVIAPDLGLPNEVVFGGLSIMMVVSALVSPTTGRLLARHGAARVLAASSITFTIGLLLLSAAHGLVVYALAWIAIGAGGAFGLSAPAYTAVVERAGPDSKRVIAILMLFTGLSSAIFWPILSQLNATVGWRMTFLICAALQFFVCLPLHLFALPKPITFTADGSTEQETPVPLSPTGQRKAFLLIAAATTISTFVTFGVSPSLLEIFRQSGASHALALQLGSARGVIGISARFLDMLLGRRGNPILSAAMGVSLMVSSFLMMLVIPPSTPLLITFILLYGFGSGVMTVARALLPLALFSPREFGLQSARLSLPQNLANAIAPVVFTAILDRAGAGTAIATCAALAVISLGFVLMLAAQVKAAARVYEPA; from the coding sequence ATGTCTCGATCCATCCCCCTGCGCTCGGTGCAGACGATTGCCGTGCTTGCCGTCACGCAGCTGATTGGCTGGGGCACCACCTTCGACATGCTTGGCGTCATGGGCCGCGTTATCGCCCCGGATCTCGGTTTGCCGAACGAAGTGGTCTTCGGCGGGCTGAGCATCATGATGGTCGTCAGCGCCCTGGTCAGCCCGACGACCGGGCGCCTGCTCGCCAGACACGGAGCAGCCCGCGTGCTTGCCGCCTCCTCGATTACCTTCACGATCGGCCTGCTGCTTTTGTCAGCTGCGCACGGCCTCGTCGTCTACGCACTTGCCTGGATCGCCATCGGAGCGGGCGGCGCCTTTGGTCTTTCCGCTCCCGCCTATACCGCCGTCGTCGAGCGCGCCGGACCCGACAGCAAACGGGTGATCGCGATCCTGATGCTGTTCACCGGCCTTTCGAGCGCGATCTTCTGGCCGATCCTCAGTCAGCTCAACGCGACCGTCGGCTGGCGCATGACGTTTCTCATCTGCGCGGCGCTGCAGTTTTTCGTCTGCCTGCCGCTGCATCTTTTCGCCCTGCCGAAGCCGATCACCTTTACTGCGGATGGCAGCACCGAGCAGGAAACGCCGGTGCCGCTCTCGCCTACCGGACAGCGCAAGGCCTTCCTGCTGATTGCCGCGGCAACGACGATCTCGACCTTCGTCACCTTCGGGGTGTCGCCCTCGCTGCTCGAGATATTTCGCCAGTCCGGCGCTTCGCACGCGTTGGCGCTGCAGCTCGGCTCAGCGCGCGGCGTGATTGGCATTTCCGCCCGCTTCCTGGACATGCTCCTCGGCCGCCGCGGCAATCCGATCCTCAGCGCCGCGATGGGCGTGAGCCTGATGGTATCGAGCTTCCTGATGATGCTGGTGATACCGCCCTCGACGCCACTGCTGATTACCTTCATCCTGCTCTATGGCTTCGGCTCCGGTGTCATGACCGTTGCCCGCGCATTGCTGCCGCTTGCGCTGTTCTCACCGCGCGAATTCGGGCTGCAATCGGCCCGCCTGTCGCTGCCGCAGAACCTCGCCAATGCCATCGCGCCCGTCGTTTTCACGGCGATCCTCGATCGCGCCGGTGCCGGCACCGCAATCGCGACCTGCGCCGCGCTGGCCGTCATCTCGCTCGGCTTCGTGCTGATGCTGGCTGCACAGGTCAAGGCGGCGGCCAGGGTGTACGAACCGGCCTGA
- a CDS encoding rcc01693 family protein, producing the protein MPFPWARVLHVGLCLLRLPPTVFWAMTPVEFHVVAGGSAPRSTVARADLGALMAQFPDGPTPSKRRSDHGE; encoded by the coding sequence ATGCCTTTCCCCTGGGCGCGCGTCCTCCACGTCGGCCTCTGTCTGCTGCGGCTGCCTCCAACTGTGTTCTGGGCGATGACGCCGGTTGAGTTTCATGTCGTTGCCGGCGGATCGGCGCCGCGCAGCACGGTCGCCCGGGCCGATCTCGGCGCGCTGATGGCGCAATTTCCGGACGGCCCGACACCCTCGAAACGAAGGAGCGATCATGGAGAATGA
- a CDS encoding phage head closure protein: protein MRSVFFDPGQMTARLELEAPEDAPDGQGGATVTFAAVASVWARIEPLAEIREERAGADVFTLTHRIWLRFRTDIKAGMRLRKGDRLFAIGTCRDPDETGRYLCCLCEEEGR, encoded by the coding sequence ATGCGATCCGTCTTCTTCGATCCCGGCCAGATGACAGCGCGGCTTGAACTGGAGGCACCGGAAGACGCGCCGGACGGACAGGGCGGCGCCACCGTCACCTTTGCTGCTGTTGCCTCGGTGTGGGCGCGGATCGAGCCGCTGGCCGAAATACGGGAAGAGCGGGCAGGTGCGGACGTCTTCACGCTGACGCATCGCATCTGGCTACGGTTCCGCACCGACATCAAGGCCGGGATGCGGCTGCGCAAGGGCGACCGGCTGTTCGCCATCGGCACCTGCCGCGACCCAGACGAAACCGGCCGCTATCTCTGCTGCCTCTGCGAGGAGGAAGGACGATGA
- a CDS encoding phage portal protein codes for MRLRSLLPWGSTAGRSTVPETKATGGFMSLTAEGRASWTGRSYAALSREGFMKNPVAHRSVRLVAEAAASVPWLLYEGDRERPDHAILSLLAQPNGRMGGPDFFEALYGHLLLSGNAYVEPLLVGANLRELHLLRPDRIGIVEGMDGWPEAYDYRAGGSVRRFPVETEGLGLLHLKLFHPLDDHLGFPPLAAAQVALDLSNAAATWNKALLDNSARPSGALVYQPKEGGNLSPDQYERLKQELDEGYSGPMRAGRPLLLEGGLDWKSMGLSPKDMDFVEARNGAARDIALAFGVPPMLLGIPGDNTYANYQEANRAFYRLTVLPMLTRTAASLSAWLSGHYEDRLRLEPDLDKVAGLAAERDQLWTRVGSAAFLTDEEKRQAVGY; via the coding sequence ATGAGATTGAGATCATTGCTGCCGTGGGGCTCCACGGCGGGTCGGAGCACAGTGCCCGAGACGAAGGCAACAGGCGGCTTCATGTCGCTGACGGCCGAGGGACGGGCGAGCTGGACCGGCCGCTCCTACGCGGCGCTGTCGCGCGAGGGATTCATGAAGAACCCGGTCGCGCATCGCAGCGTCCGGCTGGTCGCGGAAGCCGCCGCCTCGGTGCCGTGGCTGCTCTACGAGGGCGATCGCGAGCGGCCGGATCATGCCATTCTATCGCTGCTTGCCCAGCCGAACGGGCGCATGGGTGGCCCCGATTTCTTCGAGGCGCTCTATGGGCACCTGCTTCTGTCAGGCAACGCCTATGTAGAGCCGCTGCTGGTCGGCGCAAACCTGCGCGAGCTGCATCTGCTGCGGCCGGACCGGATCGGCATCGTCGAGGGGATGGATGGGTGGCCCGAGGCCTACGACTATCGCGCCGGCGGTTCCGTGCGCCGCTTTCCTGTGGAGACGGAAGGGCTGGGGCTGCTGCACCTGAAGCTCTTCCATCCGCTCGACGATCATCTCGGTTTCCCGCCACTGGCAGCCGCCCAGGTGGCGCTCGATCTCTCCAATGCGGCGGCGACCTGGAACAAGGCGCTGCTTGACAATTCGGCGCGCCCGTCAGGTGCGCTCGTCTACCAGCCGAAGGAGGGCGGCAACCTCTCACCCGACCAGTACGAGCGGCTCAAGCAAGAGCTAGACGAAGGCTATTCCGGCCCGATGCGCGCCGGGCGCCCGCTGCTTCTTGAAGGCGGGCTCGACTGGAAGTCGATGGGGCTGTCTCCGAAGGACATGGATTTCGTCGAGGCGCGCAATGGCGCCGCCCGCGACATCGCGCTCGCCTTCGGCGTGCCGCCGATGCTGCTCGGCATTCCCGGCGACAACACCTACGCCAATTATCAGGAAGCGAACCGCGCCTTCTACCGGCTGACCGTGCTGCCGATGCTGACGCGCACCGCCGCCTCGCTCTCCGCCTGGCTTTCCGGACATTACGAGGACCGCCTGCGGCTGGAGCCCGATCTCGACAAGGTCGCCGGGCTTGCCGCCGAGCGCGATCAGCTGTGGACGCGGGTAGGAAGTGCAGCCTTTCTCACAGACGAGGAGAAGCGGCAGGCGGTGGGGTATTGA
- a CDS encoding DUF6107 family protein, with amino-acid sequence MTDLSNDAGLWATRALGASAGAAVSLVYLLPKSRREAASRFFTGLACGTIFGGPTGIWIAERLALADRLSASEVVLSGSAAASLCAWWGLGILSRIAGRYGARGR; translated from the coding sequence ATGACAGACCTTTCCAACGATGCCGGCCTCTGGGCGACCAGGGCGCTCGGCGCGTCGGCAGGGGCGGCGGTGTCGCTCGTCTATCTCCTGCCGAAAAGCCGGCGGGAGGCCGCGAGCCGCTTCTTCACCGGCCTTGCCTGCGGCACGATCTTCGGCGGCCCGACGGGTATCTGGATTGCCGAAAGGCTGGCGCTGGCGGATCGCCTCTCGGCCTCGGAGGTGGTGCTGTCGGGATCAGCGGCGGCAAGCCTCTGCGCCTGGTGGGGCCTCGGCATCCTGTCGCGTATCGCCGGACGATACGGCGCGCGCGGGCGCTAG
- a CDS encoding head-tail connector protein, with translation MTYALITPPVAEALTLAETKAHLRLDDGNEDALLASLIRVAREHLERTTGLCLITQVWRLHLESIPEDRVIQIAKGPVQAIESLNVYDEAGEEVVLPATGHVLDGNARPARLVLDRNVNPAIAANGIEIDFSGGFGESGADVPDMLKRAMLMHIAQMFAFRGAVAVEDQPADIPVGYDRLVAPFLMRRL, from the coding sequence ATGACCTATGCACTGATTACTCCGCCTGTCGCGGAAGCGCTGACACTTGCCGAGACGAAGGCCCATCTGCGGCTCGACGACGGCAACGAAGACGCGCTGCTGGCCTCGCTGATCCGCGTTGCTCGCGAGCATCTGGAGCGCACGACCGGCCTTTGCCTGATCACCCAGGTCTGGCGGCTTCATCTTGAATCGATACCTGAAGACCGCGTGATTCAGATTGCCAAGGGCCCGGTGCAAGCCATTGAAAGCCTGAACGTTTACGATGAAGCAGGCGAGGAGGTGGTCTTGCCCGCGACCGGCCATGTGCTCGATGGCAATGCCCGACCGGCGCGTCTGGTGCTTGATCGAAACGTGAACCCTGCCATTGCCGCAAACGGCATCGAAATCGATTTTTCCGGCGGCTTTGGCGAGAGCGGCGCCGACGTGCCCGATATGCTGAAACGGGCGATGCTGATGCATATAGCCCAGATGTTCGCCTTCAGGGGCGCCGTCGCCGTCGAGGACCAGCCGGCGGACATCCCTGTCGGTTATGACCGGCTGGTCGCACCGTTCCTGATGCGGAGGCTCTGA
- a CDS encoding TIGR02217 family protein: MANGFHEVRFPLRLSLSTSGGPVRRTDIVNLSNGRESRNSRWRDARRSYDAGSGLRSVADLYEVLEFFEARSGELYGFRFRDPVDWTSGRPGMPVSATDQLIGTGDGVAANFSLTKTYGDSAAASLRRIFKPVAGSVVVAVSGVPQPEGAFACDPATGIVAFAPDRIPPPGAVISAGYEFDVPVRFATGRIDINLSAFNAGRIPTIPLTEIVP, encoded by the coding sequence ATGGCAAACGGCTTCCACGAGGTGCGCTTTCCGCTCCGCCTGTCGCTCTCGACGAGCGGCGGCCCCGTCCGGCGCACGGACATCGTCAATCTTTCGAATGGTCGCGAGAGCCGCAACAGCCGCTGGCGCGATGCGCGGCGCAGCTACGATGCCGGTTCCGGTCTGCGCTCTGTCGCCGATCTCTACGAGGTCTTGGAGTTCTTCGAGGCGCGCAGCGGCGAGCTCTACGGTTTCCGCTTTCGCGATCCGGTCGACTGGACATCGGGGCGGCCTGGAATGCCGGTGTCTGCGACGGATCAGCTGATCGGAACAGGCGATGGGGTTGCCGCGAATTTCAGCCTGACGAAAACCTACGGGGATTCCGCGGCCGCCAGCCTTCGCAGGATCTTTAAGCCGGTTGCGGGCTCGGTCGTCGTCGCGGTCAGCGGGGTTCCGCAGCCTGAGGGCGCCTTTGCCTGCGATCCGGCGACCGGCATCGTTGCGTTCGCTCCGGACCGGATACCGCCGCCGGGTGCGGTGATTTCCGCGGGCTATGAATTCGATGTCCCGGTGAGGTTTGCGACCGGCCGGATCGACATCAACCTGTCCGCCTTCAACGCCGGACGGATCCCGACCATACCGCTGACGGAGATCGTGCCATGA
- a CDS encoding alpha-ketoglutarate-dependent dioxygenase AlkB: MDAGFPEGLTYVPEFLSEAASKALADALDADEWDQTLKRRVQHFGYRYDYRARSVETDAYLGPLPDWLATVAQRLVCEGHFHHAPDQVIANEYWPGQGISAHVDCVPCFGGSIVSLSLLSPCEMIFRNPETGDRRFVMLQPGALLKMEGPARYQWTHEIPARLADTVHGERRLRGRRLSLTFRNVTLGENPT; this comes from the coding sequence ATGGATGCGGGTTTCCCCGAGGGATTGACCTACGTGCCCGAATTTCTGTCGGAGGCGGCGTCGAAAGCGCTGGCTGACGCGTTGGACGCAGATGAATGGGATCAGACCCTCAAACGGCGCGTCCAGCATTTCGGTTACCGCTATGACTACCGCGCACGATCTGTGGAAACGGATGCCTATCTCGGGCCACTGCCGGATTGGCTCGCAACCGTCGCTCAACGGCTCGTTTGTGAGGGGCATTTTCATCATGCGCCGGATCAGGTGATCGCAAATGAATACTGGCCGGGGCAGGGCATCAGCGCCCACGTGGATTGCGTGCCATGCTTCGGCGGCAGCATTGTTTCTCTGAGCCTGCTGTCCCCCTGCGAGATGATCTTCCGGAACCCCGAGACCGGGGATCGCCGGTTTGTCATGTTGCAGCCCGGTGCCTTGCTGAAGATGGAGGGACCGGCGCGCTATCAATGGACGCATGAGATTCCGGCGCGGTTGGCCGATACTGTCCATGGCGAACGGCGTTTGCGCGGGCGGCGTCTCTCTCTGACGTTCCGCAACGTCACGCTTGGCGAAAACCCGACTTAG
- a CDS encoding phage major capsid protein, whose protein sequence is MTDMHETGSRMAPEIKAAPEMTAAFDEFMEAFEAFKDTNDRRLGEIEEKLTADVVTRDKMDRITRAMDEQKKVIDQLALKKARPPLGRGGNGIEANEHKAAFEQYIRRGDEAGLRELEAKAMSAGSGSDGGYLVPPETDTEIGRRLSVVSPIRSLATVRQVSGSVLKKPFATSGMAAGWVAEAAARPQTSSAQLAELSFPTMELYAMPAATQALLDDAAVDIEAWISSEVDTVFAEQEGTAFVNGDGTNKPKGFLAYAAVADSAWNWGNLGYIATGAAGAFKTTGASDTLIDTIYSLKAGHRQNANFVMNRKTQAEVRKLKDGDGRYLWQPPATAGEAASLVGFPVVEAEDMPDIAANALSIAFGDFRAGYLVVDRTGVRVLRDPYSAKPYVLFYTTKRVGGGVQNFEAIKLIKFAVS, encoded by the coding sequence ATGACCGACATGCATGAGACAGGTTCGAGGATGGCGCCGGAGATCAAGGCGGCGCCCGAGATGACGGCTGCCTTCGACGAGTTCATGGAGGCATTCGAGGCCTTCAAGGACACCAATGATCGCCGCCTCGGTGAGATCGAGGAAAAGCTGACGGCCGATGTCGTCACTCGCGACAAGATGGACCGCATCACGAGGGCGATGGACGAGCAGAAGAAGGTGATCGACCAGCTGGCGCTGAAGAAGGCGCGGCCGCCGCTCGGGCGTGGCGGAAACGGCATCGAGGCGAACGAGCACAAGGCGGCGTTCGAGCAGTATATCCGCCGTGGCGACGAGGCCGGCTTGCGCGAGCTCGAGGCGAAGGCGATGTCGGCGGGCTCAGGAAGCGATGGTGGCTATCTCGTGCCGCCCGAGACGGACACCGAGATCGGCCGTCGCCTCTCCGTGGTCTCGCCGATCCGTTCGCTTGCGACCGTGCGCCAGGTCTCCGGCTCGGTGCTGAAGAAGCCGTTCGCGACCTCGGGCATGGCGGCCGGCTGGGTGGCCGAAGCGGCGGCCCGTCCGCAGACATCGAGCGCTCAGCTTGCCGAACTCTCCTTCCCGACCATGGAGCTCTACGCCATGCCGGCGGCAACGCAGGCGCTGCTCGACGATGCCGCCGTCGATATCGAGGCCTGGATATCGAGCGAGGTCGATACCGTCTTTGCCGAGCAGGAGGGCACGGCCTTCGTCAACGGCGACGGCACCAACAAGCCGAAGGGTTTCCTCGCCTATGCCGCAGTCGCCGACAGCGCCTGGAACTGGGGCAATCTCGGCTATATCGCGACGGGCGCCGCCGGCGCCTTCAAGACGACGGGTGCCTCAGACACCCTCATCGATACGATCTACTCGCTGAAGGCGGGACACCGCCAGAACGCCAACTTCGTCATGAACCGCAAGACGCAGGCCGAGGTTCGCAAGCTGAAGGATGGCGACGGCCGCTATCTCTGGCAGCCGCCCGCAACGGCGGGTGAGGCGGCTTCGCTGGTCGGCTTCCCGGTTGTCGAGGCCGAGGATATGCCCGATATCGCGGCCAATGCGCTGTCGATTGCCTTCGGGGATTTCCGGGCCGGCTATCTCGTCGTCGACCGCACCGGCGTGCGTGTGCTGCGCGATCCCTATTCCGCCAAGCCCTACGTGCTCTTCTACACGACCAAGCGTGTCGGCGGCGGGGTGCAGAACTTCGAGGCGATCAAGCTCATCAAGTTCGCCGTGAGCTGA
- a CDS encoding HK97 family phage prohead protease, with product MTASRALARSPMGADTRKFANLELRGLKRDGSFSGYASVFGEVDLGKDAIERGAFRKSLAERGAGGVRMLFQHDPAEPIGAWKTIREDSRGLYVEGMLAEGVSRAREVHQLLKNGALDGLSIGFRTVRAKTDAKSGVRRILEADLWEISIVTFPMLPSARVQNIKNARWFRDKETELVRAMRRAARMMLTETFR from the coding sequence ATGACCGCAAGCCGCGCGCTGGCGCGATCACCCATGGGCGCGGATACGCGCAAGTTTGCCAATCTGGAGCTCAGAGGGCTGAAGCGCGACGGCAGCTTCTCCGGCTATGCCAGCGTCTTCGGCGAAGTCGATCTCGGCAAGGATGCGATCGAGCGCGGCGCCTTCCGCAAGTCGCTGGCCGAACGCGGGGCGGGCGGGGTGCGTATGCTCTTCCAGCATGACCCGGCCGAACCGATCGGCGCCTGGAAGACGATCCGCGAGGACAGCCGCGGCCTCTATGTCGAGGGCATGCTTGCCGAGGGTGTCTCCCGGGCACGCGAGGTGCACCAGCTTCTGAAGAACGGCGCGCTCGACGGGCTTTCGATCGGTTTCCGCACCGTGCGCGCCAAGACCGATGCGAAGTCGGGCGTGCGCCGCATCCTCGAAGCCGATCTCTGGGAGATCTCGATCGTGACCTTCCCGATGCTGCCGTCTGCGCGCGTGCAGAACATCAAGAATGCGCGGTGGTTCCGCGACAAGGAGACCGAGCTAGTCCGCGCCATGCGCCGGGCCGCCCGGATGATGCTGACAGAAACCTTCAGATAG
- a CDS encoding phage tail tape measure protein: protein MENDDTDLSAMAVQAETLQRTLDGLQTSSRSFGSALSSALRSAADGGKGLDDVLRSLGNRLTDIALSAGLKPLETMISGAASNLLGGFGKLLPFADGGVVSQPTYFPMGGDMGLMGEAGSEAILPLKRGADGALGVAASGGSAGPQIVFNVTATDAQSFQKSEAQISAMLARTAMRGQRNL from the coding sequence ATGGAGAATGACGACACCGACCTCTCCGCCATGGCCGTGCAGGCTGAAACCCTGCAGCGTACGCTCGATGGCCTACAAACCAGCTCACGCTCGTTCGGCTCGGCCCTGTCTAGCGCGCTGCGCAGTGCTGCCGATGGGGGCAAGGGCCTCGACGATGTGCTGCGCAGCCTCGGCAACCGCCTGACGGATATTGCACTATCGGCCGGATTGAAGCCGCTGGAGACGATGATCTCGGGCGCAGCGTCAAACCTGCTCGGCGGTTTCGGCAAGCTCCTGCCCTTCGCCGATGGCGGCGTGGTTTCGCAGCCCACCTACTTCCCGATGGGCGGCGACATGGGCCTGATGGGCGAAGCCGGCAGCGAGGCGATCCTGCCGCTGAAACGCGGCGCCGACGGGGCGCTCGGCGTTGCGGCGTCAGGCGGATCGGCCGGCCCGCAGATCGTCTTCAACGTCACTGCAACTGATGCGCAGAGTTTTCAGAAAAGCGAGGCGCAGATCTCCGCCATGCTGGCGCGCACGGCGATGCGCGGCCAGCGCAATCTCTGA
- a CDS encoding DUF3168 domain-containing protein, which produces MSAANELLMAIHARLTGDTDLLGMIGEDGIRDRLVTGRKLPSVLIGDVVSNDYSTSTEGGEEHLFSLEVWIDAGGRRQAQLVAWRLHALLHDAALDLGPYSLVSILHVRTQSRREPKTKLYVAELRFRAVTEPIAGVTA; this is translated from the coding sequence ATGAGCGCAGCCAATGAACTGCTGATGGCGATCCATGCGCGCCTGACCGGCGACACCGACCTTCTCGGCATGATCGGCGAGGACGGTATCCGCGATCGGCTGGTCACCGGGCGAAAGCTTCCATCCGTGCTGATCGGCGACGTCGTCAGCAACGACTATTCGACCTCGACGGAGGGAGGCGAGGAGCACCTGTTTTCGCTCGAAGTCTGGATTGACGCCGGCGGGCGAAGGCAGGCGCAACTGGTAGCCTGGCGGCTTCACGCCCTGCTGCACGACGCGGCGCTCGATCTTGGGCCGTACTCCCTCGTCAGTATACTGCATGTCAGGACACAGAGCCGGCGGGAGCCGAAGACGAAGCTGTATGTTGCCGAACTGCGCTTTCGGGCTGTGACGGAGCCGATTGCCGGCGTCACGGCGTAG
- a CDS encoding phage major tail protein, TP901-1 family codes for MVAQKGKDLLLKIFNGTAYETVAGLRSKRLAFNAETVDVTDAESAGRWRELLGGAGVQRASVSGAGIFKDAASDGLVRSAFFNASILSWQIIVPDFGMVTGPFQASALEYSGQYNGEVMFELALESAGAISFEAL; via the coding sequence ATGGTGGCGCAAAAGGGCAAGGACCTGCTCCTGAAGATATTCAACGGAACGGCTTACGAAACGGTGGCGGGGCTGCGGTCGAAACGGCTGGCCTTCAATGCCGAAACGGTCGACGTCACCGACGCCGAGAGCGCCGGGCGATGGCGTGAGCTGCTGGGTGGCGCAGGCGTGCAGCGTGCGTCGGTGTCGGGCGCCGGCATCTTCAAGGATGCCGCCTCCGATGGTCTGGTGCGGAGCGCTTTCTTCAACGCTTCGATCCTCAGCTGGCAGATCATCGTCCCCGACTTCGGCATGGTGACGGGACCGTTCCAGGCGAGCGCGCTCGAATATTCCGGCCAGTATAACGGCGAGGTGATGTTCGAGCTGGCGCTGGAATCGGCCGGCGCCATCAGCTTCGAGGCACTCTGA
- a CDS encoding GFA family protein, producing the protein MDRFTGGCRCGNVRLVATGRPYRVGICHCLDCRKHHGALFHASAIFPQDAVTVEGETAAYDGRFFCPRCGSPVFGRSGDEVEVNLGSLDAPDQLQPTYELWTIRRESWLPSFPLARRYERDRDATSRYEE; encoded by the coding sequence ATGGACCGGTTCACTGGCGGTTGCCGCTGCGGCAACGTCCGCCTCGTGGCGACTGGACGCCCCTATCGGGTCGGCATTTGTCATTGTCTCGACTGCCGCAAGCATCACGGCGCGCTTTTCCATGCATCGGCAATCTTTCCTCAGGATGCGGTGACGGTCGAGGGCGAGACAGCCGCGTACGACGGGCGGTTCTTCTGCCCCCGCTGCGGCTCCCCGGTTTTCGGGCGCTCCGGAGATGAAGTCGAGGTGAACCTCGGATCGCTCGATGCTCCCGACCAGTTGCAGCCAACTTACGAGCTCTGGACCATCCGCCGCGAGTCGTGGCTGCCGTCGTTTCCACTGGCGAGACGCTACGAACGGGATCGCGACGCCACGAGCCGCTACGAGGAGTAG
- a CDS encoding sensor domain-containing diguanylate cyclase — MVVVRAFGTSSSDVKKREMERLAALEQLDLLDTPKDEGFERIVRLIKQIFDVDIGLVSLIDAHRQWYKACSGMGVDEVPVQDTFCRYVVDREEAIVVQDATRDPRFAHNPAVTGESHIRFYAGVPLKTKAGHVVGTVCAIDRRTRSFGAKDLSVLNELAGVAMDRIELLQSAATDGLTGALTRRAFRQEADQVLSLALRHQHDVSCVVLDIDRFKSVNDTHGHAAGDQVLHAVAETCKANLRAGDLFGRLGGEEFAILLPHINRDGAAAVAEKVRLAIASRPISGAFGELNVTASFGISALSIITKDIETMLAQADAAMYHAKHNGRNRCVSWNAIGGDGPTGSRRRVLKAGSIIFNDHRSTIDCTIKSLGTDSAGLSVSNSAGIPPEFVLMIKGEGFETKCRIVAQDRQTIEVAFSA; from the coding sequence ATGGTGGTGGTGAGGGCTTTCGGGACGTCGTCCTCGGACGTGAAAAAGCGGGAAATGGAGCGTCTCGCGGCGCTGGAACAGCTTGACCTCCTCGATACCCCCAAGGACGAAGGCTTCGAGCGCATCGTCCGCTTGATCAAGCAGATCTTCGACGTCGATATCGGCCTGGTGTCTCTGATCGACGCGCATCGGCAGTGGTACAAGGCGTGTTCCGGGATGGGAGTGGACGAGGTTCCTGTTCAGGATACCTTCTGCCGTTATGTGGTCGATCGTGAGGAAGCGATCGTCGTGCAGGATGCGACGCGCGATCCGCGCTTCGCGCACAATCCCGCCGTGACGGGCGAAAGCCACATACGTTTCTATGCCGGGGTGCCGTTGAAAACCAAAGCCGGACACGTTGTCGGAACGGTGTGTGCGATCGACCGCCGTACCAGATCGTTCGGTGCGAAGGATCTCTCGGTTCTCAACGAACTGGCGGGCGTCGCGATGGACCGGATCGAGCTGTTGCAATCGGCAGCAACCGATGGCCTGACCGGCGCGCTTACCCGCCGCGCCTTCCGCCAGGAGGCCGATCAAGTTCTGTCGCTCGCCCTGAGACACCAGCACGACGTGTCCTGCGTCGTTCTTGATATCGACCGTTTCAAGAGCGTCAATGACACCCACGGCCATGCTGCGGGCGACCAGGTGCTGCATGCGGTCGCCGAAACCTGCAAGGCGAACCTCAGGGCCGGCGATCTGTTCGGGCGGCTTGGCGGCGAGGAATTTGCGATCCTCCTTCCGCATATCAATCGTGACGGGGCAGCGGCGGTCGCAGAGAAGGTAAGGCTTGCGATTGCGTCCCGGCCGATTTCCGGAGCCTTCGGCGAATTGAACGTGACGGCAAGTTTCGGCATTTCGGCGCTTTCGATCATCACCAAGGACATCGAGACGATGTTGGCCCAGGCCGATGCCGCGATGTACCACGCCAAGCACAACGGCCGAAACCGATGCGTATCGTGGAATGCGATCGGTGGCGACGGCCCTACAGGTTCCCGCCGTCGCGTCCTGAAGGCAGGGTCGATCATCTTCAACGACCATCGTTCGACGATAGACTGCACCATAAAGTCGCTCGGCACCGACAGCGCGGGGCTCTCCGTCTCCAATTCCGCCGGCATACCTCCGGAATTCGTGCTGATGATCAAGGGCGAGGGTTTCGAGACCAAATGCCGGATCGTGGCGCAGGACCGGCAAACCATAGAAGTTGCCTTCAGCGCCTGA
- a CDS encoding gene transfer agent family protein, translating into MRAAGARANRRRGEIEAVIDGEQRILCLTLGALAELETAFSADNLAGLAERFSRGQLKSADMIRIIGAGLRGGGNLYSDQEVAEASIDGGIGGCADIVGNLLAATFIGESAEITARPL; encoded by the coding sequence ATGCGGGCGGCGGGGGCAAGGGCGAACCGGCGGCGCGGCGAGATCGAGGCTGTCATCGACGGCGAACAGCGCATTCTCTGCCTGACGCTCGGCGCGCTGGCAGAACTGGAGACGGCGTTCTCAGCGGACAATCTCGCCGGCCTGGCGGAGCGCTTCTCGCGCGGTCAGCTGAAGTCGGCCGACATGATCCGCATCATCGGTGCCGGCCTTCGCGGCGGCGGCAATCTCTATTCGGATCAGGAGGTGGCGGAGGCCAGTATCGATGGCGGCATTGGCGGCTGCGCTGATATCGTCGGCAATCTGCTCGCCGCGACATTTATTGGGGAAAGCGCGGAGATCACCGCCCGCCCCCTCTAG